One Pseudoalteromonas espejiana DSM 9414 DNA window includes the following coding sequences:
- a CDS encoding YwbE family protein, which produces MAVPTRSQITPGTTVNIVLKEDQRSGTLTEGVVERLLTKSSNHPHGIKVRLEDGQVGRVKEIL; this is translated from the coding sequence ATGGCTGTTCCTACGCGTTCGCAAATTACACCAGGCACAACAGTAAATATTGTATTAAAAGAAGATCAACGCAGTGGCACTTTAACTGAGGGGGTTGTTGAGCGGTTATTAACTAAATCATCTAATCACCCACATGGTATAAAGGTACGCCTAGAAGACGGTCAAGTTGGCCGAGTAAAAGAGATTTTATAA
- a CDS encoding tetratricopeptide repeat protein, with product MKLLPTAKFLNITLFCTAALSASVVVPSTLSLVPGLNVATAHAEQKTKRVPALREKVYSQLARAQKLADDGDVKAGLEALNSIEERASSMNSYEIAMMHNFYGFIYYNENDLPKAIASFEKVVAEEVIPESLRLSTTFSLAQLAMANSDYKKVIAFLDKWDSINTKPKTEGYYLLRAQTYYQLKDYQKGLEYITQVISLSDSEGKTPKENWLVLQRAMYYSLNQTDKVVAVLERMVKLYNKPEYWVQLAGMYGETGKEKQQLAVIESAYQQGFVTSKSDLRQLAQVYLYNGLAFKAAVVMSEAIDKGIADKTAKNYAFVAEAMIQAKEDEKSITYFAKAADLSEHGKYEQRLAEVFVNTEQYEEAADAARKALDKGGLDFESNAFVALGMAQYNMQNFDASILAFEQAEKHKKSQRLAQQWIKYVKREKVHAETLKTALF from the coding sequence ATGAAATTACTACCTACAGCTAAATTTTTAAACATAACGTTATTTTGCACTGCCGCATTGAGTGCAAGTGTTGTTGTGCCAAGTACATTAAGCCTAGTGCCAGGGCTAAACGTAGCCACTGCACATGCAGAGCAAAAAACAAAGCGTGTACCCGCACTGCGTGAAAAGGTTTATAGCCAGCTTGCTCGAGCGCAAAAACTCGCTGACGATGGCGATGTTAAAGCAGGCCTTGAAGCGCTTAATAGCATTGAAGAGCGAGCTTCAAGCATGAACTCGTACGAAATTGCAATGATGCATAATTTTTACGGCTTTATTTATTACAACGAAAACGACCTACCTAAAGCCATTGCCTCGTTTGAAAAAGTAGTTGCAGAGGAAGTCATTCCTGAGTCACTTCGTTTAAGCACTACATTTAGCTTAGCGCAATTGGCAATGGCCAATAGTGACTATAAAAAGGTAATTGCGTTTTTAGATAAATGGGATTCAATAAATACTAAACCTAAAACAGAAGGTTACTATTTATTAAGAGCACAAACGTATTATCAGCTAAAAGATTACCAAAAAGGGCTGGAGTATATTACTCAAGTTATTTCACTAAGTGACAGCGAAGGTAAAACCCCTAAAGAAAACTGGCTAGTATTACAACGTGCTATGTACTACTCACTTAATCAAACTGACAAAGTAGTCGCTGTACTTGAACGTATGGTAAAGCTATATAATAAGCCTGAGTATTGGGTTCAGCTAGCTGGAATGTATGGCGAAACGGGCAAAGAAAAACAACAATTAGCAGTGATTGAATCAGCTTATCAACAAGGTTTTGTAACTTCTAAGTCTGATTTACGCCAGCTTGCTCAAGTTTATTTATACAATGGCTTAGCGTTTAAAGCTGCAGTTGTTATGAGCGAAGCTATTGATAAAGGTATTGCTGACAAAACAGCAAAAAACTACGCGTTTGTAGCCGAGGCAATGATTCAAGCGAAAGAAGATGAAAAATCTATTACCTACTTTGCAAAAGCGGCTGATTTATCAGAGCACGGTAAATACGAACAACGCCTAGCAGAAGTGTTTGTTAACACAGAGCAATATGAAGAAGCCGCCGATGCTGCACGTAAAGCACTAGATAAAGGCGGTCTTGATTTTGAATCAAATGCATTTGTTGCCTTAGGTATGGCTCAGTACAACATGCAAAATTTTGATGCGTCAATTTTAGCGTTTGAGCAGGCAGAAAAACATAAAAAATCTCAGCGTTTAGCACAGCAGTGGATCAAATATGTAAAGCGTGAAAAAGTGCATGCAGAAACTCTCAAAACAGCTTTATTTTAA
- a CDS encoding energy transducer TonB, which translates to MRYLVALVVAGVVTFMLFLGMQALITGGEGAMSEPVKGNVLDFVRLKKEETVQKKERKPQKPPTPKEPPPPMESPQMQSSDTAANANNFDFGANVDADVNLSGGLALETSDGEYLPIVKVAPVYPRRALSRGIEGYVIVEFTVTKQGTVRDPQVVKAVPESLFDRAAMDAALKFKYKPRVVNGEAVEVAGVQNKISFQING; encoded by the coding sequence TTGCGATATTTAGTTGCATTAGTTGTAGCCGGTGTAGTGACCTTTATGCTGTTTTTAGGCATGCAGGCACTTATCACCGGTGGTGAAGGTGCTATGTCGGAGCCAGTAAAAGGTAACGTTTTAGATTTTGTACGTTTGAAAAAAGAAGAAACAGTACAAAAAAAAGAACGTAAACCGCAAAAGCCACCCACACCAAAAGAGCCACCGCCGCCAATGGAATCACCACAAATGCAAAGTAGTGATACAGCGGCAAACGCAAATAATTTCGACTTTGGCGCCAATGTAGATGCCGATGTGAACTTATCAGGCGGCTTAGCGCTTGAAACAAGCGACGGCGAATACCTACCCATTGTTAAAGTAGCGCCTGTATATCCGCGTCGTGCGTTATCTCGCGGTATTGAAGGCTATGTGATTGTTGAATTTACAGTGACTAAGCAAGGCACAGTGCGCGACCCTCAGGTTGTAAAAGCAGTTCCCGAGTCACTATTTGATAGAGCAGCGATGGATGCAGCCCTTAAATTTAAATATAAACCGCGCGTAGTAAATGGTGAAGCCGTTGAAGTGGCGGGTGTTCAAAACAAAATATCTTTCCAAATTAATGGTTAA
- a CDS encoding ExbD/TolR family protein has protein sequence MRAPLGNLLQEDEAEEINMTPMLDVVFIMLIFFIVTASFVKEAGIDVNRPEAATAVKKERANILVAISDKGEIWINKRQIDVRAVQANIERLKAENPQGSVVIQADKKATTDMLIKVMDASRAAGAFDVSIAAQDAS, from the coding sequence ATGAGAGCCCCGTTAGGAAACCTATTACAAGAAGACGAAGCAGAAGAAATTAATATGACCCCAATGTTAGACGTTGTATTTATTATGCTTATTTTCTTTATCGTTACTGCATCATTTGTAAAAGAAGCTGGTATTGATGTAAACCGACCAGAAGCAGCCACAGCGGTTAAAAAAGAGCGTGCAAATATCTTAGTTGCGATTTCAGACAAAGGTGAAATTTGGATTAATAAACGCCAAATTGATGTTCGCGCTGTGCAAGCGAATATTGAGCGCTTAAAAGCTGAAAACCCACAAGGGAGCGTGGTTATTCAAGCCGACAAAAAAGCCACCACTGATATGTTAATTAAGGTAATGGATGCGTCGCGCGCTGCAGGTGCGTTTGATGTATCTATTGCTGCTCAAGATGCGTCGTAA
- a CDS encoding ion transporter, with protein MMSQLQKLFQRIDKSKIFQSFVIAVIVVSALTVGAHTYSLHPTVEFALNWMDVGITAFFLIELVIRFIASKGIKDFFSKGWNIFDTIIVLGSLYPAAGSAMLLARLLRIFRVLRLVSMIPELRLLVNSLLKAIPQMGYIALLMFVIFYIYAAMGSMMFADINPVLWQDVSISMLTLFRIATFEDWTDIMYETMAVYELSWIFYLTFIFLTAFVFLNMMVGAILEVMGEEHRNAREELADSNSLPATQGQVNELQAQIAELKTLLSKTSDNTNSNK; from the coding sequence ATGATGTCGCAGTTACAAAAGTTGTTTCAGCGTATAGACAAAAGCAAGATATTTCAATCATTTGTTATTGCTGTTATTGTTGTTTCTGCTCTTACTGTAGGTGCTCACACTTACTCACTTCACCCTACTGTAGAATTTGCCCTTAATTGGATGGATGTAGGGATCACCGCCTTCTTTTTAATTGAGTTAGTTATTCGCTTTATTGCAAGTAAAGGAATAAAAGACTTTTTTTCAAAGGGTTGGAATATATTCGACACCATTATTGTACTGGGTAGTTTATACCCTGCCGCAGGCTCTGCAATGTTACTTGCAAGGTTGTTGCGTATATTTAGGGTACTGCGTTTAGTATCTATGATCCCTGAACTGCGTTTATTAGTTAATTCATTGCTAAAAGCTATTCCGCAAATGGGCTATATAGCGCTGCTAATGTTTGTTATTTTTTATATTTACGCGGCCATGGGCAGTATGATGTTTGCTGACATTAACCCCGTGCTTTGGCAAGACGTTTCAATTTCAATGCTTACGTTATTTAGAATAGCGACCTTTGAAGATTGGACCGACATAATGTACGAGACCATGGCAGTTTACGAGCTAAGCTGGATTTTTTATCTCACCTTTATATTTTTAACTGCGTTTGTATTTTTAAATATGATGGTAGGCGCTATTTTAGAAGTAATGGGGGAGGAGCATCGCAATGCCCGTGAAGAACTTGCAGATAGTAACTCGCTACCCGCAACGCAAGGGCAAGTAAACGAACTACAAGCCCAAATTGCAGAGCTAAAAACGTTATTAAGTAAAACCTCGGATAATACCAACTCCAATAAATAG
- a CDS encoding TonB-dependent receptor domain-containing protein, protein MKHQKQFKTNLITLSLLSLFSSFNSFAEQAQEIINEEAIEEVVATGTRLKGSASAVIDERKNQAFVADIMGSEQISRTGDSDAASALRRVTGLSLVNDKFIYVRGLGERYSSVRLNGAVVPSPDLTRNVIPLDIFPSSIIESLAVQKAYSPNMPAAFGGGDVNIRTKSIPSDTLFKIEIGASYKDTNDEGYTYNGGSDDWLGKDDGTRALPGAVKTALNTYINGLSDISYRNIRDVESRRQGADIGQAAAIDLNKSLSKALPRDFGLEKESLNPDAGIKAVYGDRFDNLFGLDGSFGFLASVAYENEWSNAEKFSAVLSSVDASESECSKDDFTCYSATEKEVSTKHNIKLNSSLNLGYKIGGHDLTATYMMLRDTEDEASVALYQEPSKSLSIDAGQLQRSHLTSFEERELEILQLRGMHNLEWSFLEGVGVDWQYTDSTATTSIPGELEVTVRDEYADGEYQRTFYNGSLGGNPYLYRFVELEDDVENWGVNINKVFYFDNAEVEIAGGGYFVEKTRDYRTDFFNYRFSQTQSLDLAQSEEEALSIGSFFANDAVIDSTDVELLFQEPTADDYLAAQMIDAYYGSFDITFAQDWRLSGGVRYEDFRQVALAFSRSAFDPALLADKLSADAIKQASVMEDEYFTSLSMTYSQQSYQVRFGYGSTVVRPDLRELSPVQFQDPLTGYRTLGNPFLESSYLDNFDARIEFYMDNGDNYSVGAFYKDIDNPIEALLTESDGRFTLQFDNADTAYVYGIEAEWLTELHSDLLGGAFFTSGNLTFSDSEVEIAQEQRADLTNLKRRMTGHSKYVANLQLNYDSHDGMHQASVIYNVFGDRILAAGVNNFDDAYEQPLNSLDMVYSYYPTFNTTLTLKVKNMLGQNFEVEQNDVLIRSQETPRELSLSFSYEF, encoded by the coding sequence ATGAAACATCAAAAGCAGTTTAAAACTAATCTAATAACGTTATCTCTGCTCTCCCTTTTTTCTTCATTTAATTCTTTCGCTGAACAGGCACAAGAAATAATCAATGAAGAAGCGATAGAAGAAGTTGTTGCAACAGGTACACGCCTTAAAGGCAGTGCTAGTGCCGTAATTGATGAACGTAAAAACCAGGCATTTGTTGCTGATATAATGGGTTCAGAGCAAATATCTAGAACAGGTGATAGCGATGCCGCTTCTGCACTTCGCCGTGTTACAGGCTTATCGTTAGTTAACGATAAGTTTATTTATGTACGCGGTTTAGGTGAGCGTTACTCAAGCGTGCGTTTAAATGGCGCGGTTGTTCCAAGCCCAGATCTGACTCGAAATGTAATTCCACTTGATATTTTCCCATCAAGTATTATTGAATCTTTAGCTGTTCAAAAAGCCTATTCGCCTAATATGCCTGCGGCTTTTGGTGGTGGTGACGTTAATATCAGAACTAAAAGCATTCCAAGTGATACTTTATTTAAAATTGAGATTGGTGCTAGCTATAAAGATACAAACGATGAAGGCTACACATACAATGGTGGCAGTGACGACTGGTTAGGTAAAGATGATGGTACACGCGCATTACCAGGAGCCGTTAAAACGGCGCTCAATACCTATATCAATGGCTTGTCTGATATCTCATACAGAAATATAAGAGATGTCGAGTCAAGACGTCAGGGGGCTGATATTGGTCAAGCAGCTGCAATAGACTTAAATAAAAGTTTATCAAAAGCACTACCAAGAGATTTTGGTTTAGAAAAAGAAAGCTTAAACCCTGATGCAGGCATTAAAGCTGTTTATGGCGACCGATTTGATAACTTATTTGGCCTAGACGGATCTTTTGGTTTTTTAGCATCAGTTGCTTATGAAAATGAATGGTCTAATGCAGAGAAGTTTAGCGCAGTACTTTCATCTGTTGACGCATCTGAATCTGAATGTTCAAAAGATGACTTTACTTGTTACTCTGCTACAGAGAAAGAAGTATCAACCAAGCATAATATAAAATTAAATAGCTCTCTAAATTTAGGTTATAAAATTGGTGGCCATGATTTAACAGCTACCTATATGATGCTACGAGATACTGAAGATGAAGCTTCTGTTGCGCTTTACCAAGAGCCTTCAAAGTCATTAAGCATTGATGCTGGGCAATTACAGCGAAGCCACTTAACCTCTTTTGAAGAACGGGAACTTGAAATACTTCAACTTCGTGGAATGCATAATTTAGAGTGGAGTTTTCTTGAAGGTGTTGGTGTAGATTGGCAGTACACTGATTCAACAGCGACGACGAGTATACCTGGCGAGCTTGAAGTAACGGTGCGTGATGAGTACGCCGATGGCGAATATCAACGTACTTTTTATAATGGTAGCTTAGGTGGCAACCCTTATTTGTATCGATTTGTTGAGCTAGAAGACGATGTAGAAAACTGGGGCGTTAATATTAACAAAGTTTTTTACTTTGATAACGCCGAAGTTGAAATTGCGGGTGGCGGCTATTTTGTTGAAAAAACGCGTGATTATCGCACAGACTTTTTTAACTATCGTTTTAGCCAAACACAGTCTTTAGATTTAGCACAAAGTGAAGAAGAAGCGCTGTCAATTGGTAGTTTCTTTGCAAATGATGCTGTGATCGATTCAACGGATGTAGAGTTATTGTTTCAAGAACCTACAGCCGATGATTACTTAGCAGCGCAAATGATTGATGCTTATTACGGCTCTTTTGATATCACTTTTGCTCAAGATTGGCGTTTAAGTGGTGGTGTGCGTTACGAGGACTTCCGCCAAGTTGCTCTCGCTTTTTCTCGCTCAGCATTCGATCCTGCTTTATTGGCCGATAAATTAAGTGCAGATGCGATAAAACAAGCAAGTGTGATGGAAGATGAGTATTTTACTTCATTATCCATGACATATAGTCAGCAGTCGTACCAGGTTCGTTTTGGTTATGGCAGCACGGTTGTTCGTCCTGACTTGCGTGAGCTAAGCCCTGTTCAATTCCAAGATCCGTTGACCGGTTATCGAACGCTTGGTAATCCATTCTTAGAATCTAGTTACCTAGATAACTTTGATGCACGTATCGAATTTTATATGGACAATGGTGATAACTACTCAGTTGGCGCATTCTATAAAGATATAGATAACCCAATCGAAGCATTATTAACCGAAAGTGACGGCCGTTTTACGCTGCAGTTTGACAATGCAGATACAGCCTATGTTTACGGTATAGAAGCTGAATGGTTAACTGAGTTGCATAGTGATTTATTAGGAGGTGCTTTTTTTACTTCTGGTAATTTAACGTTTAGTGATTCAGAAGTTGAAATTGCACAAGAGCAGCGCGCCGACCTTACTAATCTAAAGCGACGTATGACTGGCCACTCAAAGTATGTTGCCAACTTACAATTGAATTACGATTCGCATGATGGCATGCACCAAGCTTCAGTTATTTATAACGTATTTGGTGACCGTATTTTAGCTGCGGGTGTTAACAACTTTGATGACGCTTACGAACAACCTTTAAACTCGTTAGACATGGTTTATAGTTACTACCCAACGTTCAATACTACATTAACACTTAAAGTGAAAAATATGTTGGGACAAAACTTTGAAGTAGAACAAAATGATGTGTTAATTCGTTCTCAAGAAACGCCTAGAGAGCTGAGTTTAAGCTTTAGTTATGAGTTTTAA
- a CDS encoding DUF748 domain-containing protein: MAFTFKHVRNKWFSVLVATVLFLILLRAAAPYAVQYYVNQQLEQTQGITGHVGDVDLYLYRGAYAIDDVEIYAVDATSAPKPLLAVQTLDFSLAWSALLKGNLVTNMAFSRPEIVIYDKDPSTAEQNQQVKDETTWVGLANDLVLFSIDTLRINNGKVSLVNATNDGEKPTYISNINAEIKNITNAQNLSKTLVTSLNVEGALMGEAALSLNGKLDPFSEQANFDFNVEVQRFSVKNLETVFKVYTPFDIEAGGIDGAMELAANNNNLNGYVKAGVHNLSVFSWREDIEKDDDGLFTAIFEGSIDLLSSLLENDDSKLVAARIPIEGQLDNADVSTFQAVVSVLKNAFFDAFKMKVDNVISFEDTQDEDE, from the coding sequence ATGGCTTTTACTTTTAAACATGTCCGAAATAAATGGTTCTCTGTTTTAGTTGCTACTGTTTTATTTTTAATTCTACTAAGAGCGGCAGCGCCTTATGCTGTGCAATATTATGTAAACCAGCAGCTTGAACAAACACAAGGAATAACAGGGCATGTTGGCGATGTAGATTTATATTTATACCGCGGTGCTTACGCCATTGACGATGTTGAAATTTACGCTGTAGATGCAACATCAGCCCCTAAACCGTTATTGGCGGTACAAACTCTTGATTTTTCTCTTGCTTGGTCTGCGCTTTTAAAGGGCAATCTAGTCACTAATATGGCCTTTTCTCGCCCTGAAATTGTTATATACGATAAAGACCCATCAACCGCTGAGCAAAACCAACAAGTTAAAGACGAAACAACATGGGTTGGGCTTGCTAACGATTTAGTGCTTTTTTCAATTGATACCTTGCGTATTAATAACGGTAAAGTCTCGTTAGTTAATGCGACAAACGACGGCGAAAAACCCACGTATATTTCAAATATTAATGCTGAGATTAAAAATATAACCAATGCCCAAAACCTTTCTAAAACGTTAGTCACCAGTTTAAATGTAGAAGGCGCTTTAATGGGAGAGGCTGCACTTTCATTAAACGGGAAGTTAGACCCTTTTAGTGAACAGGCTAATTTTGATTTTAATGTTGAGGTGCAACGCTTTTCGGTTAAAAATCTCGAAACTGTTTTTAAAGTGTATACCCCATTTGATATAGAAGCCGGTGGTATTGATGGTGCAATGGAGCTTGCAGCTAATAACAATAACTTAAATGGTTATGTAAAAGCCGGTGTGCACAATTTAAGTGTTTTTTCGTGGCGCGAAGATATTGAAAAAGATGACGACGGCCTATTTACCGCTATTTTTGAAGGCAGTATAGATTTACTTAGCTCGCTATTAGAAAACGATGATTCTAAGCTGGTGGCTGCACGTATTCCTATTGAAGGGCAGTTAGATAATGCCGATGTTTCTACTTTTCAGGCGGTGGTATCGGTTTTAAAAAATGCGTTTTTTGATGCGTTTAAAATGAAGGTCGATAACGTAATTTCGTTTGAAGACACGCAAGACGAAGATGAATAA
- the asd gene encoding aspartate-semialdehyde dehydrogenase gives MNQTVEQTMKKVGLVGWRGMVGSVLLERMQQQSDFANIDTTFFTTSQAGQLGPDIAGDAKPLLDASDVNELAKMDIIVTCQGGDYTKAVYPKLRESGWDGYWIDAASALRMVDDSIIVLDPVNKDVIEQGLAQGVKTFVGGNCTVSLMLLALGGLFEQDLIEWVSPMTYQAASGAGARNMKELIAQMGAIHSSVAEQLDNPSSAILEIDKIVSEKMASSDLPQDQFGVPLAGSLIPWIDVPMPSGQSKEEWKAQVEANKILGSSKQPVPIDGLCVRIGAMRCHSQAMTIKLREDISVEKIEEILASHNEWVKVIPNERDISTTDLSPVKVTGTLSIPVGRIRKLAMGPKYISAFTVGDQLLWGAAEPLRRMLRIIVDGE, from the coding sequence ATGAACCAAACAGTGGAACAAACAATGAAAAAAGTAGGATTAGTCGGTTGGCGTGGCATGGTAGGCTCTGTGTTATTAGAACGTATGCAGCAGCAAAGTGATTTTGCAAACATCGACACCACCTTTTTCACCACCTCACAAGCTGGGCAACTCGGCCCTGATATTGCGGGCGACGCAAAACCGTTACTAGATGCAAGTGATGTAAATGAACTTGCTAAAATGGATATTATTGTTACCTGTCAAGGTGGCGACTACACCAAAGCGGTTTACCCAAAATTACGTGAGTCAGGTTGGGATGGTTATTGGATTGATGCGGCATCTGCACTGCGTATGGTTGATGACAGCATTATTGTTCTTGACCCTGTAAACAAAGATGTCATTGAGCAAGGTTTAGCGCAAGGCGTTAAAACATTTGTAGGCGGTAACTGTACCGTATCGTTAATGTTACTTGCTTTAGGGGGGTTGTTTGAGCAAGACCTAATTGAATGGGTAAGCCCAATGACTTACCAAGCGGCTTCGGGTGCGGGTGCACGTAATATGAAAGAGCTTATTGCACAAATGGGCGCTATTCATTCAAGTGTTGCCGAGCAACTAGATAACCCAAGTTCAGCTATTTTAGAAATTGATAAAATAGTGAGCGAAAAAATGGCTTCTAGCGATTTACCACAAGACCAATTTGGCGTGCCGCTTGCGGGTAGCTTAATTCCGTGGATTGACGTGCCTATGCCAAGTGGCCAGTCTAAAGAAGAGTGGAAAGCACAGGTTGAAGCGAACAAAATTTTAGGCTCTTCTAAGCAGCCGGTACCTATTGATGGTTTATGTGTACGCATTGGTGCTATGCGTTGTCATAGCCAAGCGATGACCATTAAATTACGTGAAGATATTAGCGTAGAAAAAATTGAAGAAATTTTAGCCTCACATAACGAGTGGGTTAAAGTTATTCCAAATGAGCGCGATATCAGTACTACTGACTTATCCCCAGTTAAAGTAACAGGTACGCTCAGTATTCCTGTTGGCCGAATTCGTAAACTAGCGATGGGTCCTAAATACATTAGTGCATTTACTGTGGGCGATCAGTTGTTATGGGGCGCAGCAGAGCCTCTTCGTCGTATGCTTCGCATAATTGTAGACGGTGAATAA
- a CDS encoding GGDEF domain-containing protein, translating to MSPIFFILITLLLTSIVWSVIFLMAWYTLGKKLYALFWASAFICSACQWGTILLQPYFESGVTYWMLAVSFSMASVLLGTWGHCIRTRCPINMHYLLAIAVITFAAVYYFKAVNAHVGLNMSLYIYYDIILLLINAVIILKHKQKSLPAEIGAAVTYTVCGLFLFIAATIALMQGAQVKQAYLDLYILINFITVPTAHVGMAVFIIFIMASDLAQEMQKLAMTDVLTKCVNRRGFYEIGQQKLETQLSCEQHVSLIYWDIDSFKNINDEYGHAGGDEVLIQATKRVRACLNKDDIFARIGGEEFVILIARDSELKAKQFADTLRATLASKPIEYKQQCIDVTASFGVISIKCATTQIDKAIDLADKALYIAKHEGKNKVAYAVPLN from the coding sequence ATGAGCCCAATCTTTTTTATTTTAATTACTCTTTTACTTACCAGTATTGTTTGGTCTGTTATATTTTTAATGGCGTGGTATACCTTAGGTAAAAAGTTATATGCGTTATTTTGGGCAAGTGCATTTATATGCTCTGCCTGCCAATGGGGCACAATTTTATTGCAACCCTACTTTGAATCTGGTGTTACATATTGGATGCTTGCGGTAAGTTTTTCGATGGCATCGGTTTTACTAGGAACCTGGGGGCACTGCATACGCACACGGTGCCCTATTAATATGCACTATTTGTTAGCAATTGCTGTTATTACATTTGCTGCTGTGTACTACTTTAAAGCAGTAAATGCGCATGTAGGTTTGAATATGTCGTTATACATTTACTACGACATAATCCTGCTTCTTATAAATGCCGTTATTATACTAAAGCATAAACAAAAATCGCTTCCTGCTGAAATTGGTGCAGCTGTAACATATACCGTATGCGGATTATTTTTATTTATTGCAGCGACAATCGCACTCATGCAAGGCGCTCAAGTTAAACAAGCCTATTTAGATTTATACATACTCATTAACTTTATTACAGTCCCTACTGCTCATGTAGGCATGGCGGTATTTATTATTTTTATAATGGCTTCAGATTTAGCCCAAGAAATGCAAAAACTAGCCATGACCGATGTACTTACAAAATGCGTAAACAGGCGCGGCTTTTACGAAATAGGCCAACAAAAACTTGAAACTCAATTAAGCTGCGAACAACATGTATCGCTTATATATTGGGATATAGACTCATTTAAAAACATAAATGATGAATACGGCCATGCTGGTGGAGACGAAGTCCTTATTCAAGCAACTAAACGTGTAAGGGCATGTTTAAATAAAGACGATATATTTGCCAGAATAGGCGGAGAAGAATTTGTAATACTCATAGCCAGAGATTCAGAACTAAAAGCAAAGCAATTTGCCGATACCCTGCGCGCTACTCTTGCAAGTAAGCCCATTGAATACAAACAGCAATGTATAGATGTTACTGCAAGCTTTGGAGTTATAAGTATTAAATGTGCCACTACACAAATAGATAAAGCCATAGATTTGGCCGACAAAGCGTTGTACATAGCAAAACACGAAGGCAAAAATAAAGTAGCGTATGCAGTGCCGCTTAATTAA
- a CDS encoding DUF4240 domain-containing protein, with protein sequence MAALTEQAFWDLVTAPDLGLDPESVSENLKAKLSDLTDEQLIAFDKFFGINMRKCFTWDLFGAAFVMAGCNDEYGFSEFRCWLISRGQTVFNNALTNADSLAQCSPVYYLNEQPYPYIDEYDLIAGLLYEERNDDELPFVPSGEQPAGKRFKDKPKYLKQSYPQLFQKYWQ encoded by the coding sequence ATGGCAGCGTTAACAGAGCAGGCTTTTTGGGATTTAGTAACCGCACCCGACCTTGGGCTCGACCCAGAAAGTGTAAGCGAAAATTTAAAAGCTAAGCTAAGTGATTTAACTGACGAGCAGCTTATTGCCTTTGACAAATTTTTTGGTATTAACATGCGCAAATGTTTTACCTGGGATTTATTTGGCGCGGCATTTGTAATGGCGGGCTGTAACGACGAATACGGCTTTAGCGAGTTTAGATGCTGGCTTATTTCTCGCGGACAAACAGTATTTAACAATGCTTTAACTAATGCCGACTCATTAGCACAGTGTTCACCGGTATATTATTTAAACGAGCAACCTTACCCCTATATTGACGAGTACGATTTAATTGCGGGTTTACTCTATGAAGAGCGAAATGATGACGAGCTGCCGTTTGTTCCATCAGGTGAGCAACCAGCGGGTAAGCGCTTTAAAGACAAACCTAAATATTTAAAGCAAAGCTACCCACAGTTATTTCAAAAGTATTGGCAGTAA